In Kordiimonas sp. SCSIO 12610, the following are encoded in one genomic region:
- a CDS encoding alginate export family protein produces MGIKTILGSTVSATVLLATGAVAESLDPIEPITQSQYQETKSSACAKPGNPYKGVFYANDFRYLEQECYTGEGDDALTKFGNSLKNIKLRDDITLDIGGQYRLRWHTENNHAGTRLNGEDNDFLLSRLRVYGSLRFGDHVQVYGEIIDAASIGEDRPPRGIEVDRWDLLNGFVDVNFDVADTKINVRAGRQELQFGQQRLISPLDWGNTRRAFDGVRVTAKRGDFTFNAFTVSPRTVLPNDSNPTDRSQDFDGLSLQYNIPGHEFELYSLRYDEDDPERTRFDYYTTGLRWKGREGNVLFEAEGGIQRGTFGPQALSAEYLTLGLGYDFKDVAWKPTVWAYYDYASGDDDPNDGVDGRFRQLFPLAHAWLGLIDLVARENIEAFRISAVTRPAKGVTWVNQFHKFNLASAQEGLFNAGGGRIRFDPTGQANSDVGFEYDTFVNFKLLQRMSLIVGYSHFAGGDFIDATNPQGVSGNADFFYVQWTTNF; encoded by the coding sequence GTGGGCATCAAAACGATCCTTGGATCAACAGTATCAGCAACCGTTCTTTTGGCAACTGGTGCAGTGGCAGAAAGCCTAGATCCAATTGAGCCAATCACTCAAAGTCAATATCAAGAAACGAAAAGCAGTGCTTGTGCAAAACCTGGAAATCCATACAAAGGCGTATTTTATGCCAATGATTTTCGGTACCTTGAGCAAGAATGTTATACAGGCGAAGGCGATGACGCGCTAACCAAGTTTGGTAACAGCCTTAAAAACATCAAATTACGGGATGATATTACTCTTGATATTGGTGGTCAGTACCGTTTGCGCTGGCACACTGAAAATAATCATGCCGGCACGCGCCTGAACGGTGAAGATAATGATTTTCTTCTCAGCCGCTTGCGTGTTTACGGTAGCCTGCGGTTTGGTGACCATGTTCAGGTTTATGGTGAAATCATTGATGCTGCCAGTATTGGTGAAGACCGCCCGCCGCGCGGTATTGAAGTTGACCGCTGGGACCTTTTGAATGGTTTTGTCGATGTGAACTTTGACGTTGCCGACACAAAAATCAACGTGCGTGCAGGCCGTCAGGAATTGCAATTTGGCCAGCAGCGTCTTATTTCGCCGCTTGATTGGGGAAATACCCGCCGCGCATTCGATGGTGTCCGTGTAACGGCGAAAAGAGGCGATTTTACGTTTAATGCGTTCACGGTTAGCCCGCGTACAGTTTTGCCAAATGACAGTAACCCAACAGACCGAAGCCAGGACTTTGATGGTCTTTCGCTTCAGTATAATATCCCGGGTCATGAATTTGAGCTTTATAGCCTGAGATACGATGAAGATGATCCAGAGCGGACACGTTTTGATTATTACACAACTGGTCTTCGCTGGAAGGGCCGTGAAGGCAATGTGCTCTTTGAAGCTGAAGGTGGTATACAGCGTGGTACGTTTGGACCGCAGGCTCTGAGCGCAGAATATCTTACACTTGGCCTTGGTTACGATTTCAAGGATGTAGCGTGGAAGCCGACAGTGTGGGCATACTATGATTATGCGAGCGGCGACGACGATCCAAACGACGGTGTTGATGGCCGCTTCCGCCAGCTATTCCCACTTGCCCATGCATGGCTTGGCCTGATTGACCTTGTTGCACGTGAGAATATCGAAGCGTTTAGAATCAGTGCCGTAACACGCCCTGCAAAAGGCGTCACATGGGTTAATCAATTCCATAAATTCAACTTGGCGTCTGCCCAGGAAGGCTTGTTTAACGCAGGTGGCGGTCGTATTCGCTTTGACCCGACAGGTCAGGCAAACTCCGACGTTGGGTTTGAGTATGACACGTTCGTCAACTTCAAGCTTCTACAGCGCATGAGTTTGATTGTGGGTTATTCACACTTTGCTGGCGGTGATTTTATCGACGCAACAAATCCACAAGGTGTATCTGGTAACGCTGATTTCTTCTACGTTCAGTGGACAACTAACTTTTAA
- a CDS encoding Imm8 family immunity protein, whose translation MKAHLDGIWSSVIPDGQSQPEDQEDFWADIVAEIGPEHGKGAEMFTFQVCSPKWLEHSLKSNDFIIDKNLIIIEKFDWQLIETAIKKLIARFECDTWEELAKEIDRYGEWEFHNYKEVSNYDNLTQH comes from the coding sequence GTGAAGGCACATTTGGACGGTATATGGAGCTCTGTAATACCGGATGGCCAATCTCAACCAGAAGACCAAGAAGACTTCTGGGCGGATATCGTCGCGGAAATAGGACCTGAACATGGCAAAGGAGCGGAAATGTTCACGTTCCAAGTATGCTCTCCCAAGTGGTTAGAGCATAGTCTGAAATCCAATGATTTTATTATTGATAAAAACCTAATCATAATCGAGAAATTTGATTGGCAGCTCATTGAAACCGCTATCAAAAAACTTATAGCGAGATTTGAATGTGATACATGGGAAGAATTAGCAAAAGAAATAGACAGATATGGCGAATGGGAATTTCATAATTACAAAGAAGTATCTAACTATGATAACCTTACCCAGCACTAA
- the aroC gene encoding chorismate synthase produces MSFNTFGRLFRFTTWGESHGPAIGCTVDGVPPMLDLCEADIQAFLDKRKPGQSKYTTQRKEADEVKILSGVFEGKTTGTSLQLMIENTDQRSKDYGDIAKRFRPGHADYTYLTKYGIRDYRGGGRSSARETAMRVAAGAIARKILGDGITIRAGMVQMGPHKIDRDRLDWDEVSNNPLLCPDPVAAELWADELDKIRKNGSSIGAIIEVVADGVPAGWGAPIYAKLDTDLSAALMSINAVKGVEIGAGMEAAALTGEENADEMVPAANGGPQFMSNNAGGILGGISTGQQVVARFAVKPTSSILTPRKSIDTDGNAVDVMTKGRHDPCVGIRAVPVAEAMMACVLADHKMLHKAQCEL; encoded by the coding sequence CTATTCCGTTTCACAACATGGGGTGAAAGCCACGGGCCAGCCATTGGTTGCACCGTGGACGGCGTTCCCCCCATGCTTGATTTGTGCGAAGCCGATATTCAAGCATTTCTGGACAAAAGAAAGCCCGGTCAAAGCAAATATACGACGCAGCGCAAAGAAGCCGATGAAGTCAAAATCTTGTCCGGCGTTTTTGAAGGCAAAACAACCGGAACCTCGCTTCAGTTAATGATCGAAAATACCGACCAGCGTTCCAAAGACTACGGCGACATCGCCAAACGTTTCCGCCCTGGCCACGCTGATTACACCTACCTTACCAAATACGGTATCCGTGACTATAGGGGCGGCGGACGCTCTAGCGCACGCGAAACCGCAATGCGGGTTGCAGCTGGGGCTATCGCCCGAAAGATACTTGGAGATGGTATTACAATTCGCGCAGGCATGGTTCAAATGGGCCCGCACAAGATTGATCGTGACCGCCTCGATTGGGATGAGGTTAGCAACAACCCACTTCTTTGCCCCGATCCGGTTGCTGCCGAGTTATGGGCAGATGAGCTTGACAAAATCCGCAAAAACGGAAGCTCAATTGGTGCAATTATCGAAGTTGTCGCAGACGGCGTTCCCGCCGGATGGGGTGCTCCCATTTATGCGAAACTCGACACCGACCTTTCAGCCGCATTAATGAGCATCAATGCCGTTAAAGGCGTTGAAATTGGCGCAGGCATGGAAGCCGCCGCACTGACAGGCGAAGAAAACGCCGACGAAATGGTACCAGCAGCGAATGGCGGGCCTCAATTTATGTCCAACAACGCAGGCGGTATTTTAGGTGGTATTTCAACGGGCCAGCAAGTTGTTGCCCGCTTTGCAGTAAAGCCAACAAGTTCGATCCTGACACCGCGTAAATCCATTGATACCGACGGTAATGCGGTTGACGTTATGACGAAAGGTCGTCACGATCCATGCGTGGGTATTCGCGCGGTCCCCGTGGCAGAGGCGATGATGGCATGCGTACTTGCGGATCATAAAATGCTGCACAAGGCCCAGTGTGAATTATAG
- a CDS encoding alpha/beta fold hydrolase has product MQIFRVLFAIVFVTFSLAIVIAWTPDIAPEDLREKYAYGASTFVELPSGATAHFRDEGDKNAAPIVLLHGSNSSLHTWEAWVSDLKADYRIITVDLPGHGLTGPTPAGMYGYKGMSNFVHEFVQTLGLQNFVLGGNSMGGGISLYFTQKYPEFVNSLILVDASGAKLPVKEEAKTDPPLAFRLAGRWYTDWIIGNITPRSLSAEGLKKTFTNHAVIDDKMIDRYWELVRYPGNREATGKRFAGYRADRTEIDLSTINVPSLIIWGEDDNLIPVEAGRVMDREIKNSELVVFKNAGHIPMEEIPEKTLEAVRTFLKKR; this is encoded by the coding sequence ATGCAGATTTTTCGTGTTCTTTTCGCCATTGTTTTTGTGACCTTTTCACTCGCGATCGTTATTGCGTGGACACCAGACATTGCGCCCGAAGACCTCCGCGAAAAATATGCTTATGGGGCTTCAACCTTTGTCGAATTACCGTCCGGTGCAACAGCCCATTTCCGTGATGAAGGGGATAAGAACGCAGCACCAATTGTCCTCTTGCATGGTTCAAATTCATCGCTTCATACTTGGGAAGCGTGGGTTAGTGACCTAAAAGCAGATTACCGAATTATCACAGTAGACCTTCCTGGGCACGGCCTTACGGGGCCAACACCCGCTGGCATGTATGGCTATAAGGGTATGAGCAATTTTGTTCATGAATTTGTTCAAACATTAGGCCTTCAAAACTTTGTTTTGGGCGGGAACAGCATGGGCGGCGGCATCAGCCTCTATTTCACCCAAAAGTATCCTGAATTTGTAAACTCATTGATCCTTGTTGATGCGTCCGGTGCCAAATTACCCGTCAAGGAAGAAGCAAAAACCGACCCCCCGCTTGCTTTCCGGCTGGCGGGCCGTTGGTATACGGACTGGATAATCGGCAATATTACGCCTCGCAGCCTTTCCGCCGAAGGGTTGAAGAAAACCTTCACCAACCATGCGGTTATTGATGACAAAATGATCGATCGTTACTGGGAACTTGTGCGGTATCCCGGCAACCGTGAGGCAACAGGTAAACGGTTTGCCGGATACCGTGCTGACCGCACAGAAATTGACCTAAGCACAATCAATGTCCCTAGCCTGATTATATGGGGCGAGGACGATAACCTGATCCCTGTAGAGGCAGGCCGCGTGATGGACCGAGAGATCAAAAATAGCGAACTTGTTGTTTTTAAAAACGCTGGCCACATCCCAATGGAAGAAATTCCCGAGAAAACCTTGGAAGCTGTTAGAACTTTTCTCAAAAAGAGGTGA
- a CDS encoding methyl-accepting chemotaxis protein — protein sequence MLEQIKNMMSGLNGKILTLAGLPVIVIGLIAFIGNTIISGTFSSTQEQLETLNSQVAQADKLSTVVETSNAQAQRLAADIARTHQTMLITRNAGLATQTVTKKQTLAEELKSLNASVSALRSFLEKGGYVPANIDQALAETSEAKFNLDSRKIFFQLVRLSETVANQFDLFASANGRTISLAQAGNFAGANANFQFEETARLNAFNGGLARLANALEGSIVELKRQTDLERTTLNEMSGDDISSTIVFVMILIVILIIAIIFGASFFTSKVIITPIRAQVGAMNELAAGRMDVDIPEAKDTDLAQIAKALSAFKAGLVEKAELEEQQKQAEAEERARQENEQKLAREREEEERERERRASEEVRERTERMEALISGFETSIGDVLASVADASNALEQSAGTMRQVASDSEIQSSEVAAASTQASSNVSSVAAASEEMAASVQEISRQVVTSSDMTRQATSQAEETDKLVQKLAENISKIDDVVTLINDIADQTNLLALNATIEAARAGDAGKGFAVVASEVKALASQTAQATDDIRRQTMTVKGMSDEASRGMASMLSVFQQTTEIAGSIAAAVEEQNASTIEISQAAGEAANSTDRVSLNIGDLKNGTQNARSASEQVFEASSLLSSQSENLQQVVESFLRDIATAQSA from the coding sequence ATGTTAGAACAAATTAAAAATATGATGTCAGGCCTTAATGGTAAAATTCTGACACTTGCGGGATTACCAGTGATCGTCATCGGATTGATTGCCTTCATCGGGAATACGATCATCAGTGGGACTTTCTCGTCTACCCAGGAACAATTGGAAACCTTGAATAGTCAGGTTGCCCAAGCGGATAAATTATCAACTGTCGTTGAAACATCAAACGCTCAGGCACAGCGGTTGGCAGCAGATATTGCCCGTACGCACCAAACTATGTTGATCACCCGGAACGCTGGGCTGGCAACACAAACGGTTACCAAAAAGCAAACATTGGCTGAGGAACTAAAGTCGCTCAATGCATCTGTATCTGCCCTTAGGTCTTTCCTTGAAAAAGGCGGCTATGTTCCTGCCAATATCGATCAAGCGCTAGCAGAGACATCGGAAGCGAAATTTAATTTGGATAGCCGGAAAATATTTTTCCAGCTTGTTCGTCTAAGTGAAACCGTTGCTAACCAGTTTGATCTGTTTGCAAGTGCGAATGGCCGAACAATTTCGTTGGCACAGGCGGGCAACTTTGCAGGTGCGAATGCAAACTTTCAATTCGAAGAAACAGCGCGTTTAAATGCGTTTAATGGCGGGCTTGCTCGTCTTGCAAATGCGCTTGAAGGTTCGATTGTAGAGCTGAAACGTCAAACTGATCTTGAGCGTACGACCCTTAATGAAATGTCTGGTGATGATATTTCCAGCACTATTGTTTTCGTCATGATCTTAATTGTTATTTTGATCATAGCTATCATTTTCGGCGCTTCCTTCTTTACATCAAAGGTGATCATCACCCCAATCCGTGCTCAGGTTGGTGCAATGAACGAACTTGCGGCAGGCCGTATGGATGTGGATATTCCTGAAGCCAAAGATACTGACTTGGCGCAGATTGCCAAAGCCCTATCTGCCTTTAAAGCTGGTTTGGTTGAGAAAGCTGAGCTTGAAGAACAACAAAAGCAAGCGGAAGCCGAAGAGCGCGCACGTCAGGAAAACGAACAAAAACTTGCTCGTGAACGCGAAGAAGAAGAGCGTGAGCGTGAACGCCGCGCAAGCGAAGAAGTTCGTGAACGTACTGAACGCATGGAAGCATTGATCAGCGGGTTCGAGACAAGTATTGGTGATGTTCTGGCATCTGTTGCTGACGCATCAAACGCACTTGAGCAATCAGCAGGCACGATGCGCCAGGTTGCATCCGACAGTGAAATTCAAAGTAGTGAAGTTGCTGCGGCCTCTACGCAGGCATCGTCGAACGTATCCTCAGTGGCAGCAGCCAGTGAAGAGATGGCAGCATCAGTGCAGGAAATCAGTCGTCAGGTTGTGACCTCTAGTGATATGACGCGTCAAGCAACATCACAGGCGGAAGAAACTGATAAACTGGTTCAGAAACTTGCTGAAAATATTTCGAAGATTGATGATGTTGTAACCCTTATCAATGATATCGCGGATCAGACAAACCTACTTGCTTTGAACGCGACCATTGAAGCTGCGCGGGCAGGGGACGCCGGTAAGGGGTTTGCGGTTGTAGCATCGGAAGTAAAAGCCCTCGCGAGCCAGACAGCGCAGGCAACTGATGATATCCGCCGTCAAACCATGACTGTTAAAGGTATGAGTGACGAAGCATCCCGGGGTATGGCAAGCATGCTTTCTGTGTTCCAGCAAACAACCGAGATTGCGGGATCAATCGCGGCAGCGGTTGAAGAACAGAACGCTTCAACGATAGAAATATCGCAGGCTGCTGGCGAAGCTGCAAACAGTACGGATAGGGTTAGCCTGAATATCGGTGACCTTAAAAATGGTACACAGAATGCACGCTCTGCATCCGAGCAGGTATTTGAAGCCTCATCACTATTGTCATCGCAAAGTGAAAACCTTCAGCAAGTTGTGGAGAGTTTCCTCCGTGATATTGCTACTGCGCAGTCGGCATAG